The DNA segment GTACCACAGATTATTTAGTATTTCTTTACCATGCAATAAATCAGAAACGTTTGACAGATTCATTTCAAATAATTTCAGTGTCTACTTTCCTTATTGCACATACCCACAAGCTGATTACTGTCAGCACTGCACCAGCTTGAGATAAACTAAACTTGTAAAGAGCAGTCATAGAACACATAATCTTAATAAAgagtatgtatactgtatactcctcATGTTTGTGTTCGCTGCATATATTTCCAGTTCTACTAAGAGTTGTTTGGTTTTTCTCctgttaaaattaaaaattataaaccAAACATTTTGCCATATTGTGACTCAATCTCAGTTACTCATTATTAAATTCTTGTTTAAGGAGCTGCTCTATAACAGGAATACTGCATTATGCAATTGTGCTGTTGCAGTGATTATCAGCAAGGatatttcctcccaacagagtttttagactgattgTATCCTTACTCTGTGTTCTAGTGAACTGCaactgatgtattcattgatagagacgtcaaagcacttttgtacttcGGTTTTAAAACATGgcgcctgccaaatgccataaatgtaaaagtgcCTATAGCCGTACTGATATTCAGTACATTTATTCACTACAGCAGCACTCTAGCTTCTATTGCTAAAATAATAGCAGGCACCATCAGGCATTATACCTTACATAACGCCTAGAGGATTACCTGAAGTTTTCAGTCATATCAgcataaatttaataaaattgtcCATAAGAATTTTGAATATTACAGAGTACTTCGGATAATATTTAAACACATTATATGCTTTGGAAGTGCatgaattataaaatgtaacaaTTAGATTAAGTAAATATTCAATGCACATAAACATGAATATGTTTATTTggaaaatgtgtttgtgttatcaATGTTTAACAATGTACACTACACAGACTTTTTACTGGAACAATAAAGATAGATGAAGATCATTATGACAATATTAGACAGCTAACAGGAAtctcattattgttattgtaaaGTGCCACAGCTTCCTGTATGTGATTTACATTTCAACTCCAGTTAAATTCAGTGCAGTTTTACTGCATTTTAATAGCAGTTTTTATCATTTGAGAGTAGGTCTTTTGGTAGCTTACATAATCACATTGTTTCCTGTTGTATAGAAGTCAACAAATAAAATCTATCACTCTCATTATTTATCACTATTTTCATGTCAAGGTAGTAGTTACTGTGTGTGAATCACCAGCTATTGCTATTAACTTGGGAAATATTTTCCTTTGATTTGAACTGTTAATTTATACACTCAGCTGTAACTTTCTCTAACTCTGGCCAGAGCAAAGCAGAACTGCTCAATCATGCTCAGTATTAAATGATCCACTCTAAGCCATGATAGGGACTGCCTGCATTCATGCAGATAGAATAATAACGTTAAAACTTCATGATGGAACAGTGTATGCgattaaaatgttatatttaaatttatttgattcatATAGGCTTCTGGGATTTTGATGGGGCCCCCTGATTCTGTGGGGCCCTAAGTGACCTTGCTTATTGCGAACACTGCTAAATTTCACTATTTGTATCACTTCACTTGTCTGTGTTCACTATATAAAATCTCAGTACTTCTTGTTGTTTTGGTTTCTTTAGAAACTTTTTCTGCTGGCCGAGcaaaaatgttaatgaaatcATCTATCAGAATTGAACATATTGTAAACTGTTATGTAAAATTTTCAACAAATGGAagtacatgaaataaaaatgtagcaattaaataagtaattattaaatgcacaaaaatattcatattgatttatttgtaaaatgtatttgtgtatttaatgtttaacaATTTATAGTAAACAGATTTTGTACAGGAACCATAAAGATggttgaagtgaagtgaagatcATTAATGACAATATTATACAGCTTACATGAatctcattgttgttgttgttgttgtaaagtTCTAGAGCTTCCTGTAGGTGATTTAAACTTTGAACATTTGAGCCAATTTCAGGCCAGGTTTATTGCACATTAATAGCATGTAGCAGTTCTTATCATCTGAGTGTAGGTGTTTTGGTAGCTTATTAAATCACACTGTATCCTGTTGCACAGTCGACAACATAGAAAATCTATCACTATCAATATCTATCTAACACTTTAACCAGAGGCAGTAATCTATGAtcagtttttttaaatgaaattactGTAAACCATAAAAGAGTAGCAGGAACATAGTCATAGAGTGACATTTCCTGGTGTGGATTGGTATAAATGGCACACGGGGAATCTCAAGGAACAGATTACTCTTGACTTCTGCCAGACAGATACAAGCTGAGACCAAAAAAATTGGTacattctctgtctctttcttattAACTTTGACATGTGTTTTCATTCGAAAATAAGCTGCACCAGGAACTTACTGCATGTAGAACCGGAATTGTTTAATTTAGATGTGATTtagaataatttttatttatttttattttccatctAGTGAcagtcatcaccatcatcatgaaggtttggattgtgtgtgtgctgctgtgtgctgCCTTTACACTGAGGACTGCCACAGGTGAGCAGTAAGAAAATACTAATTGTTGAGTGGTgatgttttattaatcattGTGACTTGTGTAATGTTATTTGTAAAGTGACATTCATGATGTTTTTGCAGCTGCAGCCAATGAGACTGGAACTGAGCAAGAACAGGAACTTCCAGGTTAGTGACCACCAACAGTGAACACTCTGGGATGTAAAGAAATACCTTAATAAGAATGACTATTttgtcattattatcattattattattattattattattattattattattattattattattattattattattattattattattgttattattgttattgttattgttattgttattgataCTACTATGGCAGTGGAAGCTTTTGGTATTttcttgaaaaagaaagaatacatAAATTGgttttcatatataaatatatatatatatatatatatatatatatatatatttatttatttatttatacttatgTAAACATTTgatataatgtttttaataagaTATGGTTATTTGGTAATTTGGTTAATTCCTATAGAGGAAACTACTGAACTGGCTGTAGAGGAGTTGGTTGATGCAGGTCAGTATATTGGTGCTTTTTTCTATAAAGACATCTGCAGTCCAGCGGGAGCCATCAACAAGATTGTAATCATACATTATCACTTGTGTTTTCAGTTGAGGATAAAGAGGAAGCTCTCAAAGCAGATGCTGCTGAAGGTAACTTTATTAACACAGTTAATTAAAGGTTAATTAAAATGTCTAATCacataaaaagtttttttgcTGTAAATTCTATTAAACCagtaaaaataaagaatgatTGGAATTGAGATGTGTATTATTGTCCACAGTTAAGTCAGGCTTCTGTCCACAAGGATGGATTAAATATAATTCACGTTGCTTTCGACTCATGAGGTCAAGTCTGTCCTGGCTTAATGCTGAGGTAAATATCTTAattctaaaattaaaaacaacaaaataaagaatAGGAATTTTAAGATTTGCTGCAAATAAATCAAGGAGGGAAATGgcaaagaaaaaggaaatgttttCTGAGAACAATCTCTGATCATTTTTagacattcttttcttttttctgtctcataGGCACAGTGTGTAGCTGAACAGTCACGACTGGCATCTGTACACAATATTGGGGAACATAAATTCCTGCAGAATTTGCTGGAAATGGCTGGTCTATCATATGCTTGGATTGGTGCTTACAACTTCCAGGTAATACACTTATATATCACAATGGCCTCTAATTGGCATcttaattgtaataaaaaattatttaatcat comes from the Hemibagrus wyckioides isolate EC202008001 linkage group LG03, SWU_Hwy_1.0, whole genome shotgun sequence genome and includes:
- the LOC131349400 gene encoding ladderlectin-like, translated to MAVEAFEETTELAVEELVDAVEDKEEALKADAAEVKSGFCPQGWIKYNSRCFRLMRSSLSWLNAEAQCVAEQSRLASVHNIGEHKFLQNLLEMAGLSYAWIGAYNFQGSWLWADTARFYYSNWYSLSSVTSYPCAGMRNNVGWSNTNCRSGYPYICAIDLNTCYRT